The Tubulanus polymorphus chromosome 3, tnTubPoly1.2, whole genome shotgun sequence nucleotide sequence GTTGATGTACTCCACAAGATCACCTTTTTTAATTGACCTGAAGAAGCATCAATGGAATTATCACTTTACACAccttttgatatatttctcatGGATAAGATTCATAGGTTCTTAATAGACTTACTTAATGTTGTCGGTAGGGCCTAAGATTGTGCGTCCCAGAGGTGTGCCCTGGAAAGCTGTTGAATGAAGATGATCGAAGATAACTTCTTGCAGATTTGTTTCAACTTCCTAAAAAGTAAGAGTTACCAGATGTTCAATGTAATTACATAGATAAACCCGCAATTTATTGGTTTAAGATATTGTGTGATATCGAAGCAGTACGTACCTGCATCTCTCTTAGAATAACGCTTCTTTCTCTGTCAATAGCTGATTCCTCTAATTTACTATTCTGTGTGATGTCGGATAAGATGTCCACAGCTACAAAAAGAAGATGACAACTTTTTAATATCTCTTTATATTCAACTTTTTAATAGTAAACTATAAGGAACGTAAGTGACAAAATCAGCAGTTCTCATTAATTCTACCTTTTTCGAGATCTTGAGAAAAGCACTTCGCATAGTAAACAGTTTGTTCCCGGGATGTGTACGCGTTTAAATGTGCTCCCATATTCTCAATTTCTAATTCCAAGTGTGTCTGAGAACGCTTCGAGGTACCCtggaaatattcattcatgCTACCGTTGAACGttatatgatttcaatgtgAATCCGAGCTACGAGTTTCTAATCGTCAACAATTTTACCTTGAACGCCATATGTTCTAAGAAATGAGCAACTCCATTGTTCTTAGCATTTTCGAATCGACTTCCAGCATCAATCCAAATACCAACCTTGATGAAAAACGGAGAGTGCAAAGAATTATACGATATATTTATGTACCCAGTAAATAACAAGGGAAGTTCCAAACTGAGTTAGCTAATACATACAGTGGCTGTTGAAATACCAGAATCTTCCGTGGCTACACGTAACCCGTTCTTCAAAGTTGTTACTTTGGTCTCCGGTACATTCAATTGTACGGCTTCATTCGTTGATTGCCATCTTTGCGAAACTATCACCGGTAGGCGATTCTAGAATATATAAAAACACacggttttattcatttaggAGAAAAGCTAACAAAACCCTCTCAGGTGTGTTATTAAGGAATTGTTGAAGTACTAAGGACAATGTGTTCAGTATGTAAAAAATACAGGCAGTTTGAAATGATGGTCTGGTGCCAGaggtagtcagtaacctgccGGTGGTTAAGTTTTACGATCGCATATTTTCACAAGCCATATACAAGCCTAtttgattataaaagcttaccaccaacgattggGTAACTAACTAGTACCAGTGGTAGAATGGTGCACTAGCACATAGCAGATTGTGGATTCAAAACTCAATACAGGAATAATGCCTATTACAAATATTCACTTCCTGAATGATCTTATATATTGATATGAtcggggaggggagggagtaCGAAAGTCAGTGGATAGAAATCATAAAAGAACGCCAGCCCATGCTGAAGCTAAGCATTTATTTCCCCACACACTTAAAGGAAAGGGAGTTTCTCTTTAGTCGGTTCACTGGATCATTATCtatgaaataatcaaagtATTGGATTGAGTACTTGTACTATAATTCGACAAAATTACATAATGACCGACAGATGGCGTACTTTTCACATTTCTATTCCATTACTAAGTCCAATTTTGTACAATTCAAGCGCTTAATTCAAAGGAAATCAATGTAAATACGATttaatcgatgtatttttgttgACTGATGTATGATTCAAACCATAACACGTACCTGAGTTACTTTACTGAGGTAATTGTGAAGTGAGGGGACAACCTTCCAAAGTCGAGTCGCCATTTTGCTAAGGAAATGGAATAGGCAGAAAACGCGGATAGCTATTTGGATTGACGGACTGACGACATCGATCAATTTAAACTCTATCGCTCTTTATgtgaaatacaaaatatcggataaaagCAAAAGTAGCAATTAGTATATAACATAGAACACACTACTGTGAGGCAGAAACTTGACGAACTAAAATGGAATACCAGTTAGTCTGAGTCCCAAACCGTCATTTGCGCCCCAATGGTTTATTCTACAACGAAAACTTGTGATAGGGTTGCGGTGGCTGCACAAAAACATCAAAGTCAATGAagaaaagcatttgttacaatCTATCGATCctgttaaactcaaatttagCTCATTTATATGGTTTTGTGTAAATTTAGCGAAGTCATTCAGGATTTTTATTTCCTTTAGTTAAAGCGCGTACGACGTTTCGGCATTTAATTTTAACTCAACACAAAATGGTTGCCGAAGAAAGAAATAAATGCATTATGATCTGACATTTCGGCGAAAAGCTGCGTACATATTCGCATTTATTACTCATTATTGAGATTTGAACGAAGATGTTGTGGTAGGTTATGATATTTATGTTGAATAACTATGTTTTGCACTTACGAGATCGCGGAATAATTACCGGTATTGAAAATTTATGAGTATGAGTCAACTGGTCAAAAGAAAAGTGTCCGACTCCAACTCTTCCTCTCTCGTCTCAGCTCAGCCTCCACTCCTCCATCTCCGCTCCAGTCTTATACTCCTAGTCTGAGTGCAGCTCCTGACTGGCCTCTCAATTGTGAGATTATTCTGTCAGGCATACTCTGCATTGGAACCTAAATGCAAATGTATTCTAACTATTTTGCAtctgaatttaatattatattCTTGTATTTGCAGTTACTTTTGACAGACCTTGAGAATGTGGTACTTTGTATTTGTAATTGTTTTATCTTGGCACCAGTCGGTTGCTTATCCAGCAGGTAAAAATTTAACACTTTTAATTGATAATCGTCTAAAGTTTGATTTGATGAATTCATGATGCTGAATGAGTATTCCGAATTCTGAATTGCAGGAACTAAATCTCCAGTCCGATGGCGTGTCAAGCAAACTGTCATAGTTGACATCCCTACcctatcaaaaacaaaaaatctaATGCGTGTGGTTTGGAAGTTTGGGCCAGAACTAAGAGACGTTGCAGAATGGACTACAGGCGAGGGATTTATTAGGTCGACAGATCAAACATTCAACCCACGGATATCGATgtcaaaaaattattcattgaTCATAAGGAACGCAGAGTTAACGGATACCGGGAGTTATACGTATATAGTTGAACGAGCTAACAACTCTTATAAACTTACTGACGAAGAATTGATCATCGTCGAAGGTAAATATGTCCAATCTTAATTCCGATCAGACCTATgtgacctggaaaacctggatAACTCgcggaatgaaaaaaattctgaaaaacatgaaattttcTGCAAAACTTTGGATATGTTATGAGAATTTGGATATGTTATTGACCACGGGCTTCTTTAGCGATACttgattcatgaaaaatgaataaattgtaacattttaaaccaagaaatttactcagggaattttgtattataacatggaaaactcagggaatttgttaATTGGCAGAAAGTAGCCACCTTGATGTAAGGTTATTGCAGAAAATTGTATTTGTGTTTGGAAATCAATTTTAGTTGTTTTGAGTGTAGATTTTATTTATTGTATTGCAGATAAGCCTAGTGCGCCAACGCAAGTGAAATTAACTGCCAAAGAACCGTACAATTTGTTATTGGAATGGAAGGGCAGCGATAACCATAACAGCAAAATTCAGCAGTATATCGTAACAATTAGGTAGCTGTTACTTCCTAAAATCCTTTGagtgaatttgattgatgaaGGAATGTTTACTATTTGCACGAAATTTTGTGCTTATTAGTAATCATCATTGTTTTATCATGGTTTTATCTAAGTATTGAAACCTTAATGAATTCTGTGTCGTTGTTTTCTGTAGGACTCTAGAGGACAGTTGGGATTCGAGCCGTCGATACTACTATACCGCTGATGATTTGAAGTCTGATTATGCTTACAGTATTCCGAATCTCAAACCGTTCACTGACTATCAGGCTAGAGTTTCAGCTTTAAACGGAGTAGGCGAGAGTGACAGCAGTCTTGACACTGATGTGGTGAAGACGATGCAAGGAGGTGAACTTACTAAACTATAACGTTATCGGTGGTGTTATGGTCTTGAATTGCGAGTGATCAGTTCGATCAAATTAATCTCATCGAAATATCGTTATCATTGTAGTACCATCAAGTCCTCCGATCATTGATTGGTTCGCTGTCAAAAATACGAGTGTCCACCTCATATGGAAACCTCCACCACCAAACACTATCCATGGTATCATGGAGGGATATGTGCTCAGTTATGTGCTCAAAACGAGTTCGAGAAGTGAAGCTGtcaaattagaaatgaattaTGGTGTAAATACTTCAATGACATATTCGCTGATAGGAAAAGATGTAAGTTATGCAATTCTTctagatattttgatttagatAGTGGTATGGCGATGTGAAAATCTTTAAGGATATGAATGTTCGTCAATTgttgatatttatttgtagCCTGTGTCCGATAAGTTTATAGAAGAGTATGAAATTAAGGGACTATTATCTTATCGTGTATATAATATAAGTGTACGAGTTAAAAATGGATATCAAGTCGGTCCTCCAGCGACTAAAACAATCAGAACTCTACCTGGAGGTAAGTCGACCAGAACGAATGAGCCAGCCATGGTTGCTGTGTGTAGGAGCTAACTGCCCCCTTATCCCTTGAAGGTTCTCTTTCTGGTTATCCGCTCTTATTTCATTATCGAACTTCATTTCAGTTCCATCAGAACCAACGATTTATCACGTTTCTGATCAAACCTGGCATAGTTTCCGCGTTCAGTGGACTGAGCCTGTATTTCCAAACGGTGTTATTCAAGGCTACAAGTTATACTGGACGAGTAAAGGAACTGATACTGGTTGGGAAGGTATTGATGTCGATGGTACCTCACCTCAGATGCATGCATTTGTTAAGAATTTAGGTAAGTCGTCGACTATCAAAATTCTACGTGTTCTGGATGGACCGTGCCCAGGTAATCGCTTTCAAGAAGTAAAGCTATTCGAGatgtgaaaaatatatttcagaacCAAAGACGTATTATCGATTGGCTGTAGCGGCTCGTACAAAACAAGGATATAGTGCAAATAGCTCAATATATGATGCAATGACTGATATAAAAGGTTAGAAAATAAGTGATGCATAGACAGGGTGGGCATTTACCTGGAAATTCTGGAAAAAGTCAAGGAATTCTCCTTCGAAAAGTCAGGGAacagtcggggaattttgtgtaaagCTAAAAACGTGCATGTCAGGGGTATAGTCAAATGAAAAGtgaagtcaaataaaagtggctgCCCTGATAGATCATTTCAGTTTGATAAATGTTCTCAAgaaattcttgttttatttGATGATTTGTTGTATTTTATTCAAGGTCCATCTGCGCCGGTTATTTTAAATATAACGGCGAACGCCACGAGTCGTAGTATCCGCGTCAGGTGGAGACGACCGGAGGTTTTCGGCGAACGAATCGATCGATATCAAATTGTGTATGAACGCGTTCAGTCTCGTGTTCATATGATCATTCAAGGAGATCTGACTGAACAGGATGTGATACAGGTATATACAATACCGGCGGTAATACAATACTATATAAACTTGAAGCAATATCACTAACAACAACACCGATGtttcttattttttttatGCGCCAAACAAATTAGCTTACTGATTCCATTCAAAGTTGTTGACAAGATGGGTGGTCGGACAAATTCAAGTACCTTCAGTTGATTGAAGAAATGTAGCTAATGCTATTGGctttgtatttatttttcaggctgATATTACCAATTTGTCCCCAAATAAATGGTACAAGGTATCAGTGTTCGGCGAGGCAAAGAGTATGTTTCATCGCGGTCAGTACTATCCAGGACAGTACTCTGAAAAAGTTGAAGTTTTCTTGCGAGGTATGTATTTCTCACTTATAGAACAGGTAGGGCacaaaattgttattttgatgattcaCAGGTTTCTATTTCGCCTATTTTCAggtttagtaaaacaaaacgATGAGACATCAAACAATACTGCTGTGGTTGCTGTCAGCATTGTGCTCTGTGTTCTGATAATTGCTATTCTTATCGCCGTTGCTATTGTTTTAAGGTGCGTTTTAGATAATGTGTagtaatttattcaaaaatatccgattTCATAACATAGGAACCTCCTTACTGTGTTGTCCGCTCTCAATTGAAATCAGTTATTGTTCTTTTTCAGACGATACTGGAGACAATATCCTCAATCTACACCTCTCGTCAAGTCAACTATTGTGGCTCTAGGAACGTATGGTATGTATAAAAAGGCGCTGCTCATTAAATGACAAATTCAAACCCCTGAGAACAGCAGAAATTATTTCGATGTTCCTAGCTGTTCCTTACTCATAGCATCATATATTCTTATATACTGCACTGTTCTTAGTATTTTCTCTCATTGATCTTTTCACATGAAAAGTTTACAAAATTGGAAAATCTCTGTACAAAATATTACAGCGATACGTTCTTCAGATGTTGTTGGCATTCACGCGTACTGTGTAAGTCGCACGCTGTGATGATGAATTTCATATCTGTCTCTAGATCGTCTGCATCCAGTGTTTTATCTCTTCGATTTATACGCGTACAAACAGCTAATTCCGTGAAAATCTCTTCGAATCGCTTTAATCTTTGAATACCGTGTGACTTGTAGATCTAGTCATCTGTTGTACGTGTGTATATTTCGATTGTTGCTTGCATACGGTTGCAGATCTTTGGGCTGTAATGAATATATACGCGTACATGTTATGATATGCATTTCATTCATGTGATCTCTTCGACtaacaaaaatcaatgaaatccTGAATATTCCAAGTTTTAAGTGTTAAATCTTTTGTGATACTTGCAGACAAAATTGCTAATAAACCAGGTAAGAATAGTCGTGTTGTTTTACTCCTTATTTTAATAATCTTGTAACATCTTTACTTACCGACACAGTCTAGTTCTGGTAATTCAAAACCTGAACTAAGTTTTGAATTACATTGATAATGTTGTTTATATTTAGTTACAATATTTTCTCTACCCTCTAAGTCCGTGAAAACAAAATCCCTATTGCTTTTCATTTATGTTTTCCATTGATAGTTCTTCTATTTAATCTTTAAAATAAAACACGCATTACACTCACATAGCAAATTGTTAGAAGTTTAATTTTTAAGGGGTTGGCTTTAGATTAAATTTGCagagaaaatcaataatacaTTAACCAAACtaagaaatattcatattatttcattcttCTTCTTCTCTCATGTCTTCTGTGGTTGGCGGTAGTATAACCTATTAGTATTTGATGGTCAGATTCCTAAGCCTGGCAGGCAGCAGTTTTGAGGATAAATCTAACTTCCTGGTTTATGATTTCatcagtatatatttattcagtGCTCTTTACGTTCATTGAATTGAAACTGAACCAATTATCATAACCAGTATTCTCGTATCTATCATTTTCACTAACGAGCAAAATACACACTTTCAGGATGGGTGAAATTACTTTAAAGTGAGACCAGGAAGTGGAAAGCAAGTTCCATACATTAGTCAGTGGATCAATCAAAGaagataaaattaaatattgtcATTTAACGATTTCAGTCGATGTCATTTATAAAAACGTTTATAGTAGACaaaaacttagataaaaaagaattaaattccCATGCAGTGGCATCATTGAGGTAAATAATGGTTTGGATATCGAAGAATGTAAACCCCTTAGGATATTCTACACATATTTCTGGTCTTGTGCGCCAAATTTGGCAAATGTCGTGGCTGAAGAGGAGTTGCGTGACAAACATTTTCTCACCACTGTCAATTATAGCAAGATGCAATTTAACCAATTAATAGTTATATTTGGCTATGATTATAGATGAAGTGGAGGTTTTCGGGGCTCTTAGTGTTAGTAGAATTTTACTGCGTAAGTTCAGTGGGTGAAATTATTACAGATTGGGACATTCTTGAAAAGACTCAGCTCCGTGACTATTGACTTGAATCTTATTTATTCATCGAATATACTTGTAGTATTTTCATGCTATTCACTATCGATCTATCAGTTGTAATGATGTATGTTGCTTTCAGGTCCAGGAACTGACCAACTGTGTGTATCTTACACTGATAATAATGTACAACATAAACCTGGTAAAAATCCTATCTAACCGTAACACACTTTTACACTATAGCATCCATCTGTTCTCTTTATTATGTACATTACATTCTCTTGTTGGTCTCGTGGTTTCATGACATTTGAATTCTTGATCGTTGCTGGAACATGTCGAATCTTTTACCAGCATGTGAAGTCAACTGCTGTTTTAAGACTATTTAGAATGAAGTATGCATAAGAGAATAAGATGttattcagaaatatttctggGGCTATGGGTTCTGTGTTGTGGTGTTTGTCAATTGttatgttttcattcaaataagAAAGGACAAGTCTCCTTGTATTTATCTTACACAATGCactcttttatttctaatttaagaTAAATGTTGTGTTGGGCCCAAATTGTGTGCTTATTTTTGTAGCTTTTCCATTTTTCTTTACGCAtgcaaatataaattaatctTATTAATAGGTTTCGACCTGCAACATAGTttttcaattgcaaagtttgGACATCCTGAAGGAACccgatttttctgattttccaaaatttgagaaaattttgTTTACTGGCCACTTGTCATTAATGCTGTATCATGAAGAATAATGCTATGTTTTTATTCTTGGGTTCCAATAAACcggatttatttcatttgtcCCAATGATACAGATTAAGGCAGGTTTCAAATGAACATACTTTGGTTTCAGTTCAGGATTGTATAAACTCTACCTGCCTTCTATCATGTTTACAGATTATGTTATTCCAGAAAAAGTAGAATGTATTGTGGTTGAAACAAATGCTCTAGAAAAGAGACCAATCAAAACCTGCCTTAGTAGAATCGACTCTATTTATCAGACCAATACTGATAAACTAATGGAGAGTATTGTTCGGTTGTTCCTTTTAGAAAGTTTACATTGCTTCGAAAGGATGGTTCACAGTATTTTAGAATTTCTGAtaatttaattcagtcatttgACCCATATGTATGCGGGTAATGTGATAATATGAAAATTAGTTTTCAGATCTTGTGTAAATCATAACTTCCTCATGTATTCATAACTGTATTGCgcaaatcatttcattctgaTATTTCACACACTGAAATGAAGCTGTCGTTGTCCTTTGGTTTATGAAATCAAAATCGATTGAATTCGCACATTTTCTTGTGATTGATAATATGATGAATTTGGAATATAATCCGCGTGTTTATGAAAAGTTACGCAAGAGAAACCAAAATTAGTTTGTGTATAACATTGGCATGTTCGGAATTAATGTATAGATGTGTGGAATATATAAGGAAGAatgtattgtatttgtttgGTCAGTGTACACTCGGATTAGACATTATCTAGCATGGATTCATGGAACGATGTGTTCATTGTTATGTTTTTTCTCGGAGCCGGAGTTGGAAGAAGATTCGTCTTCAGATGATCTTTTGCAATCCCGCTCTAATTTCTATGTGCAAACCGAAtgtgatgatgatattgaaattctAGATGAAACTCTTGTTTCAGAACTTGACATTTCATCACCGTGTAcggatttactttttattcattatcaaaattctaATTGCTTGAATAACTTGACTAGGATTAAAACTTTTATGCGAATTTCGATTATTTTGCATTTTTGTGTCCTAAAGCTAAACAGCTGGCTTTTTTCTCCATTTGTTAGATGAATCTGATGGTCATGGTGCTATTGAGGTAAAGGATTTCCCGAAACATGTTGCAAAACTTCACCAGGACAGTGATATGGGATTTTCGCAGGAATATGAGGTGGGCTTGGATTGAAGTGTTTTTTCGAGTACTGTAGCCTAATTTGTAATTGCTTCATGCTTTGAATAATACGTGATGCTTTTTTCTATTGTATACTTTTAGGAGCTCCATGCAAGTGGGAGAACTGATCTAACTTATGCTCATTCAACCGATACTGAAAATAGGGATAAAAACAGATACACCAATATAAATGCTTGTAAGGGAACCATGAAAGCACATTTACCGTAAGATTGCTTTGAAATGGAATCATTTTCCACTCAATAATTCTCTCAATATGTTTCAGATGACCACAGCAGAGTTGTATTAGGTCCATTAGGTGGTGATAAAAAACACAGTGACTACATAAATGGCAATTTTGTAGATGTAAGTACAAAACACCTGATTTATCCTGGAAAATGGaaagaaatgaatttgtttgaatttttgttgatAGGGTTATCATAAGGAAAAGGCTTACATAGGAACCCAAGGACCAATGCCTCATACTTTCTCAGACTTTTGGCAGATGATCTGGGAACAGAACTGCACTGTTATTGTGATGATAACAAATCTAGTTGAAAAAGGAAAGGTAAGCAAACAAAAGGTTGATAGATTCCTGCAATCGAATATTATGATAAGTAAATGGGTTATTTCAATGCTAATGTATACCTGATTGTTGTACATTGTGATGTTGATTgtatgtgttttttttttcagttaaaatGTGATCAATACTGGCCATCAGAAGGTAATACCACGTACGGTTTTATTCAAGTGAAACTGTTAACAACTGATGTAAAAGCTCATTACACAATACGGCGGTTTACTGTGAAAAATGTGCGGCACAAAAAGGTAGGTATCTGAACATGTAAACACTACCAGCTAATTTCAATCCAAAACTGTAAAATAACTTCGGTCTCGGTCTCTAACAATCATTATTATGTTTTCCAGCACCGTGGGAATGAGCGAATTGTGTATCAATATCATTACACCGATTGGCCCGATTTCGGTGTTCCTGATTATACATTACCGGTGTTAAGACTAGTCAGAGAATCATCAGCCATGAATTCTGAGACATCTGGTCCAATTGTTGTTCACTGCAGGTGATTATTACCCGCCGTTCTAAACATATCAATTACTTTTGGTTGAAAGGATGAGTCATGTATATGCCCCAATgggattcaaataaaacaaagagGTTAGTTTCATGTTCAATGAACTAGggttttgatgaatttattttatcgTATGTTTACTACAGTGCTGGTGTAGGACGTACAGGAACGTATATAGTGTTGGACAGTATGATGCGACAGATAAGAGATAAAGGAACGGTTAATGTATTTGGGTTCCTCCAACACATTCGAAATCAAAGGAATTATCTTGTACAAAGAGAGGTGacttattttcgttttttcggTGTTTCTGTAGCGTCTGAAGTTAAAACATATAAACACAAATTAGTCGaaacataaaacatataaCTTAGAACCAGAATCAACTGGACAAACATAACCGTATATATTTGTCTTCAGATCCAGTATGTTTTTATCCACGATGCTTTATTGGAGTTTGTCCTGAATGGTGGTGAAACTGAAGTGATAGCTCGAGATCTGAGCATGTATGTACTGCACATAAATGATACATCAGAGACGGATGAGCTTACTCCATTCCAGAAACAATTTCAGTTGATTACCTCTTATAAACCTAAAGAGTATGACATGGCCGCAGCTCTCAAACCGTTCAATAAGGCAAAAAATCGACAAGATGCCCCATTACCAGGTACGTTCCATTGATTATATCTCAGTATATTTCAATTGGGCACAAATAATTCACCCaacatttaaaatgaacttttacaattgatattgatatattgtaGTTGCTGATACGAGGGTAATGTTATCTGCAATACCAGGTGTTGATGGATCTGATTATCTCAATGCTTCATTTCTTCATGTAAGTTTTTAGATAAAAGTTCTATATAATTTGCTGAAATGAATCTCTATCCATTGATATGTAAAGAATATTCATCTTCGTGGTTATTTGTATAGGGATATAACCACAAAAAGGAATACATAGTGGCTCAGCATCCACTTAAAGAATACATGGAAGATTTCTGGAGAATGATCTGGGATCAAAATTCATCAACTGTCGTTGTGTTAACAGAAATCAAAGATCCAGTAAGTCATTA carries:
- the LOC141901580 gene encoding putative receptor-type tyrosine-protein phosphatase mosPTP-1 → MWYFVFVIVLSWHQSVAYPAGTKSPVRWRVKQTVIVDIPTLSKTKNLMRVVWKFGPELRDVAEWTTGEGFIRSTDQTFNPRISMSKNYSLIIRNAELTDTGSYTYIVERANNSYKLTDEELIIVEDKPSAPTQVKLTAKEPYNLLLEWKGSDNHNSKIQQYIVTIRTLEDSWDSSRRYYYTADDLKSDYAYSIPNLKPFTDYQARVSALNGVGESDSSLDTDVVKTMQGVPSSPPIIDWFAVKNTSVHLIWKPPPPNTIHGIMEGYVLSYVLKTSSRSEAVKLEMNYGVNTSMTYSLIGKDPVSDKFIEEYEIKGLLSYRVYNISVRVKNGYQVGPPATKTIRTLPGVPSEPTIYHVSDQTWHSFRVQWTEPVFPNGVIQGYKLYWTSKGTDTGWEGIDVDGTSPQMHAFVKNLEPKTYYRLAVAARTKQGYSANSSIYDAMTDIKGPSAPVILNITANATSRSIRVRWRRPEVFGERIDRYQIVYERVQSRVHMIIQGDLTEQDVIQADITNLSPNKWYKVSVFGEAKSMFHRGQYYPGQYSEKVEVFLRGLVKQNDETSNNTAVVAVSIVLCVLIIAILIAVAIVLRRYWRQYPQSTPLVKSTIVALGTYGPGTDQLCVSYTDNNVQHKPDESDGHGAIEVKDFPKHVAKLHQDSDMGFSQEYEELHASGRTDLTYAHSTDTENRDKNRYTNINAYDHSRVVLGPLGGDKKHSDYINGNFVDGYHKEKAYIGTQGPMPHTFSDFWQMIWEQNCTVIVMITNLVEKGKLKCDQYWPSEGNTTYGFIQVKLLTTDVKAHYTIRRFTVKNVRHKKHRGNERIVYQYHYTDWPDFGVPDYTLPVLRLVRESSAMNSETSGPIVVHCSAGVGRTGTYIVLDSMMRQIRDKGTVNVFGFLQHIRNQRNYLVQREIQYVFIHDALLEFVLNGGETEVIARDLSMYVLHINDTSETDELTPFQKQFQLITSYKPKEYDMAAALKPFNKAKNRQDAPLPVADTRVMLSAIPGVDGSDYLNASFLHGYNHKKEYIVAQHPLKEYMEDFWRMIWDQNSSTVVVLTEIKDPDYTKFWPVMEEHLDCYNFKVSQIEERQNLNSVTLDFLLESKQDDYELMTRIICSSYWPDGCENLSRAFELLVTVKNWYTDHRSGPIIVVDCMGGVTAATFCALSTLYDQLHHEGKIDVYEIGRMYYLERPGVFKNEEDLSFIYKAMESISKDIVEKESSVMNGYHAPGSPHNNHTPLLHNSLSHSHNLNNMSIQYRQRQGERPPRPETTI